The following coding sequences are from one Thermostaphylospora chromogena window:
- a CDS encoding helix-turn-helix transcriptional regulator, giving the protein MSRRKTERLLNLVICLLATRRPLSAEQIRQAVPGYDRDSDEAFQRMFERDKNELREIGIPIEVHRDPWEEDPGYRIVRQAYELPEITLEPDEAAVLGLAAQVWQRASLAEAAGGALLKLRAAGVETDEHAVSTLELRVDTRDPAFPALWEAVRDRRAVRFDYRAAGSGEVMTRTLEPWGVVSRRGRWYVVGYDRDRRDTRVFRLSRITGEVKPIGKPGQVSVPEGVDLRALVGRRDEETLPERTAVLRVRSGTCQGVRQLARTVREGDDGWDEAELTFADPERLAGWIASLGPDAMVVEPSDARDAVIRRLKGALA; this is encoded by the coding sequence ATGTCACGGCGTAAGACCGAGCGTCTGCTCAACCTCGTGATCTGCCTGCTCGCCACGCGGCGGCCGCTGTCGGCCGAGCAGATCCGCCAGGCCGTCCCGGGCTACGACCGCGACAGCGACGAGGCCTTCCAGCGCATGTTCGAGCGCGACAAGAACGAGCTGCGCGAGATCGGCATCCCCATCGAGGTCCATCGGGACCCGTGGGAGGAGGACCCGGGGTACCGCATCGTCCGCCAGGCGTACGAGCTGCCCGAGATCACGCTGGAGCCCGACGAGGCGGCCGTGCTCGGCCTGGCGGCGCAGGTCTGGCAGCGCGCCAGCCTCGCCGAGGCCGCCGGCGGGGCGCTGCTCAAGCTGCGCGCGGCGGGCGTGGAGACCGACGAGCACGCGGTGAGCACGTTGGAGCTGCGGGTGGACACCCGCGACCCGGCCTTCCCCGCGTTGTGGGAGGCCGTCCGCGACCGGCGGGCGGTCCGCTTCGACTACCGCGCGGCGGGCAGCGGCGAGGTCATGACCCGCACCCTGGAGCCGTGGGGCGTGGTGAGCCGCCGCGGCCGGTGGTACGTGGTGGGCTACGACCGCGACCGCCGCGACACCCGTGTGTTCCGGCTGAGCCGGATCACCGGCGAGGTCAAGCCGATCGGCAAGCCCGGCCAGGTCAGCGTCCCGGAGGGGGTCGACCTGCGGGCGCTGGTCGGCAGGCGCGACGAGGAGACGCTGCCCGAGCGCACCGCCGTGCTGCGGGTGCGTTCGGGCACCTGCCAGGGCGTGCGGCAGCTCGCCCGGACGGTGCGCGAGGGAGACGACGGCTGGGACGAGGCGGAGCTGACCTTCGCCGATCCCGAACGGCTGGCCGGGTGGATCGCCAGCCTCGGTCCGGACGCGATGGTGGTGGAGCCGTCCGACGCCCGCGACGCGGTGATCCGGCGGCTGAAAGGAGCGCTGGCGTGA
- a CDS encoding DUF3866 family protein, which translates to MIRWRKGEVVGVGREWTGAVELEVTVHGEAGESEGRVRALAYPALVGRPEVGDTVLLNTTALAMGLGTGGYAMVVAVPDRLPPDPAGPGHLVKARYTPLQATLAGADEQGSPYHEALREADSVDGMPVVVADLHSALPAVLCGLYGGAPAPDGRPRVAYVMTDGGALPAWFSMSCARLRESGWLCGVVTTGQAFGGDVEAVTVHTGLLAARHVLEADVAIVAQGPGNLGTGTRWGFSGVAAGEAVNAAAVLGGRPVASLRVSEGDRRERHVGVSHHSLTAYGRVALARALVAVPELPGEFGARVAEQAAKLADRHDLVSVPVEGLREALAASPVRLSTMGRSLDEDAAYFLAAAAAGRLAASLLS; encoded by the coding sequence ATGATCAGATGGCGTAAGGGCGAGGTCGTCGGGGTCGGGCGCGAGTGGACGGGAGCGGTCGAGCTCGAGGTGACCGTGCACGGCGAGGCGGGTGAGAGCGAGGGCCGGGTGCGCGCGCTGGCCTACCCGGCTCTGGTCGGCCGGCCCGAGGTCGGCGACACGGTGCTGCTCAACACCACCGCGCTGGCGATGGGGCTGGGCACCGGCGGTTACGCGATGGTGGTGGCCGTGCCGGACCGGCTGCCGCCCGACCCGGCGGGCCCCGGCCACCTGGTCAAGGCCCGGTACACGCCGCTGCAGGCCACGCTGGCGGGCGCGGACGAACAGGGCTCGCCGTACCACGAGGCGCTGCGCGAGGCCGACTCGGTGGACGGCATGCCGGTGGTGGTCGCCGACCTGCACTCGGCGCTGCCGGCCGTCCTGTGCGGCCTGTACGGCGGCGCCCCCGCGCCCGACGGGCGCCCCCGGGTGGCGTACGTGATGACCGACGGCGGCGCCCTGCCCGCCTGGTTCTCGATGTCCTGCGCCCGGCTGCGCGAGAGCGGCTGGCTGTGCGGGGTGGTCACCACCGGGCAGGCGTTCGGCGGCGATGTGGAGGCGGTGACCGTGCACACCGGCCTGCTGGCCGCCCGGCATGTGCTCGAGGCCGACGTGGCGATCGTGGCCCAGGGGCCGGGCAACCTGGGCACCGGCACCCGCTGGGGGTTCTCGGGCGTGGCGGCCGGTGAGGCGGTCAACGCCGCGGCGGTGCTGGGCGGGCGGCCGGTGGCGTCGCTGCGGGTGAGCGAGGGCGATCGGCGTGAGCGGCACGTCGGCGTCTCCCACCACTCGCTGACCGCCTACGGGCGGGTGGCGCTGGCCCGTGCGCTGGTGGCGGTGCCCGAGCTGCCCGGCGAGTTCGGCGCCCGCGTGGCCGAGCAGGCCGCGAAGCTGGCCGACCGGCACGATCTGGTGAGCGTGCCGGTCGAGGGGTTGCGGGAGGCCCTGGCGGCCTCCCCGGTGCGCCTGTCCACGATGGGCAGGTCGCTGGATGAGGACGCGGCCTACTTCCTCGCCGCGGCCGCGGCGGGCAGGCTGGCCGCCTCGCTGCTGTCGTAG
- a CDS encoding DUF3291 domain-containing protein, with translation MVCRPACSPFPDPSCTWPSSTWRTCAPPRNSPLLADFIALLEPINALADAAPGFVRRMKGGGPADTIPHDYGDHLLLNLSVWEDRDSLWNYVYRSGHLGALQRRREWFHRMAEPYSAMWWIPAGTLPTIEEAMERLELLRAHGPSPAAFTFKDFYDSSEAASLPAAAAARK, from the coding sequence GTGGTGTGCCGACCGGCATGCAGTCCGTTCCCCGACCCGTCATGCACCTGGCCCAGTTCAACGTGGCGCACCTGCGCGCCCCCAAGGAACTCCCCCCTACTCGCCGACTTCATCGCCCTGCTGGAGCCGATCAACGCGCTCGCCGACGCCGCGCCCGGCTTCGTGCGGCGGATGAAGGGCGGCGGCCCCGCCGACACGATCCCCCACGACTACGGCGACCACCTGCTGCTCAACCTGTCGGTGTGGGAGGACCGCGACTCGCTGTGGAACTACGTCTACCGCAGCGGCCACCTGGGAGCGCTGCAGCGGCGCAGGGAGTGGTTCCACCGCATGGCCGAGCCGTACTCGGCGATGTGGTGGATCCCCGCCGGCACGCTCCCCACCATCGAGGAGGCCATGGAGCGGCTGGAGCTGCTGCGCGCGCACGGCCCCAGCCCGGCGGCGTTCACCTTCAAAGACTTCTACGACAGCAGCGAGGCGGCCAGCCTGCCCGCCGCGGCCGCGGCGAGGAAGTAG
- a CDS encoding helix-turn-helix transcriptional regulator: protein MDALSAVAALHDPVRRALYDYVVAQGREVSRNEAAEAVGVQRTLAAFHLDKLVEAGLLEAGFKRLNERTGPGSGRPAKVYRRALGEVAVAVPPRDYRTLALVLAEVVDAVGAEEQAEAAARRVGERLARRAVEAKTGADASGAPDGGGADDAAAPEGGAGAGPDGGWGIAEVLRERGYEPYRDGDVLRLRNCPFHVLSEEHPLLVCSMNLALCQGLLRGLGEPEVEARSDPRPGECCVSFAPSKNKNY from the coding sequence ATGGACGCACTCTCCGCCGTCGCGGCGCTGCACGATCCGGTGCGCCGGGCGCTGTACGACTACGTGGTGGCACAGGGGCGCGAGGTCTCCCGCAACGAGGCCGCCGAGGCGGTCGGCGTGCAGCGCACCCTGGCCGCCTTCCACCTGGACAAGCTGGTCGAGGCGGGTCTGCTGGAGGCGGGGTTCAAACGCCTGAACGAGCGCACCGGACCCGGCAGCGGGCGGCCGGCCAAGGTCTACCGCCGCGCCCTCGGCGAGGTCGCCGTCGCCGTCCCGCCCCGCGACTACCGCACGCTGGCCCTGGTGCTGGCCGAGGTGGTGGACGCGGTGGGCGCCGAGGAGCAGGCGGAGGCGGCCGCGCGCCGGGTCGGCGAACGGCTGGCCCGCCGGGCGGTCGAGGCGAAGACCGGCGCGGACGCGAGCGGCGCGCCGGACGGAGGGGGCGCCGATGACGCGGCGGCCCCTGAAGGCGGCGCGGGCGCCGGGCCGGACGGCGGATGGGGGATCGCGGAGGTGCTGCGGGAACGCGGCTACGAGCCCTATCGGGACGGGGATGTGCTGCGGCTGCGCAACTGCCCCTTCCATGTGCTGTCGGAGGAGCATCCGCTGCTGGTGTGCTCGATGAACCTCGCCCTGTGCCAGGGGCTGCTGCGCGGGCTGGGGGAGCCGGAGGTCGAGGCGCGGTCCGATCCGCGGCCGGGGGAGTGCTGCGTCTCCTTCGCCCCTTCTAAAAACAAAAATTATTGA
- a CDS encoding FKBP-type peptidyl-prolyl cis-trans isomerase, which translates to MRRRLAVLAALPLLFAAACGGQSGGEGGATAASPAALTVTGEVGKKPTVTFPEGAPPATSSAKVVVEGEGEPIGADASVVANLTVYNWDGKSNAMGGSTYDAGTPEVVPLTDQLPKVVKEGFSQVRIGGRFYAVVAADNYTKEQLDQAKAQGADVSAAQVFVVDVVDAPEKLAASGKTVEFALKGVELNNPGEGKAPELSTKTDVKAPKELVAETVIEGDGEKVKSGQNLLVHYVGKIWGTDKEFDSSWSRKQPAIFQIGTGKVIKGWDEGLVGKTVGSRVLLSIPPKLGYGEQGQGEIKGTDTLVFAVDIIAAYDAA; encoded by the coding sequence ATGCGACGTCGCCTGGCCGTACTCGCCGCCCTGCCCCTGCTGTTCGCCGCCGCCTGCGGCGGCCAGTCCGGAGGCGAGGGCGGCGCCACGGCCGCCTCTCCCGCGGCCCTGACCGTGACCGGCGAGGTCGGCAAGAAGCCGACCGTGACCTTCCCCGAGGGGGCGCCTCCCGCCACATCCAGCGCCAAGGTGGTCGTCGAGGGCGAGGGCGAACCCATCGGGGCGGACGCCTCCGTCGTGGCGAACCTGACCGTCTACAACTGGGACGGCAAGAGCAACGCCATGGGCGGATCCACCTACGACGCGGGCACGCCCGAGGTCGTGCCGCTCACCGACCAGCTGCCCAAGGTGGTCAAGGAGGGCTTCTCCCAGGTGCGGATCGGCGGCCGGTTCTACGCGGTCGTCGCCGCCGACAACTACACCAAGGAGCAGCTCGACCAGGCCAAGGCGCAGGGCGCCGACGTGTCCGCCGCCCAGGTCTTCGTCGTCGACGTCGTCGACGCGCCCGAGAAGCTGGCCGCCAGCGGCAAGACCGTCGAATTCGCCCTCAAGGGCGTGGAGCTGAACAACCCCGGTGAGGGGAAGGCGCCCGAGCTGTCCACCAAGACCGACGTGAAGGCACCCAAGGAGCTCGTCGCCGAGACGGTCATCGAAGGCGACGGCGAGAAGGTGAAGAGCGGGCAGAACCTGCTGGTGCACTACGTCGGGAAGATCTGGGGCACCGACAAGGAGTTCGACAGCAGCTGGTCGCGGAAGCAGCCGGCCATCTTCCAGATCGGCACCGGCAAGGTGATCAAGGGCTGGGACGAGGGCCTGGTGGGCAAGACGGTGGGCAGCCGCGTCCTGCTGTCGATCCCGCCGAAGCTGGGCTACGGCGAGCAGGGGCAGGGTGAGATCAAGGGCACCGACACCCTGGTCTTCGCCGTGGACATCATCGCCGCCTACGACGCGGCCTGA